From a region of the Candidatus Syntrophosphaera sp. genome:
- the folB gene encoding dihydroneopterin aldolase, with product MIIRLNDMVFYGFHGVHDEERKLGQRFIVTVHMHTDPSIDPQIKHLEDTVDYTKVYAEIKHILETRQFYILEDCANLIADKLLADFPLIQQLTVCIQKPSVAIQGILRSVEVELTRSRG from the coding sequence ATGATCATCCGTCTCAACGATATGGTTTTCTACGGTTTTCACGGCGTGCACGACGAGGAACGCAAGCTCGGCCAGCGTTTCATCGTTACGGTGCATATGCACACGGACCCCAGCATCGATCCCCAGATCAAACATCTCGAGGATACGGTGGATTACACCAAGGTCTACGCGGAGATCAAGCACATTCTGGAGACCCGCCAGTTTTACATTCTGGAAGACTGCGCCAATCTGATCGCTGACAAGCTGCTGGCGGATTTCCCCCTGATCCAGCAACTGACCGTCTGCATCCAGAAACCCTCAGTGGCCATCCAGGGCATCCTCAGATCGGTGG